In Thermosphaera sp., a genomic segment contains:
- a CDS encoding mechanosensitive ion channel: MKTLNQTDSLGKALGKVIVYIIITVIVLALVQWIFTSGMEILAKTVGYEGFLALKDYSVYVYIIILFIMGWMIVNAVASMFYSMVTPKYGASTGAAIRSLIRILGLGALIAGIAGGVAGGAAGVALGGFIGLVIGFATQQVLGQAIAGLFILLARPFKINDIVDVAGESEVVVRDISTLFTVVERKDGLTVLVPSTMIIGQKIVVRKRAEQ, encoded by the coding sequence GTGAAAACATTGAATCAAACTGACAGTCTTGGAAAAGCATTGGGAAAAGTAATTGTCTACATTATAATTACGGTCATAGTGCTAGCACTCGTTCAGTGGATATTCACTAGTGGAATGGAAATTCTTGCAAAGACGGTGGGGTATGAAGGATTCCTCGCCCTCAAAGACTATTCCGTGTACGTGTACATCATAATTCTATTCATCATGGGCTGGATGATAGTCAATGCCGTTGCTTCAATGTTTTACTCCATGGTGACACCGAAATACGGTGCCTCGACAGGCGCCGCTATTAGAAGCTTAATCAGGATATTAGGCCTTGGAGCCCTAATCGCAGGGATCGCTGGAGGTGTAGCAGGCGGGGCTGCAGGTGTTGCCCTCGGCGGCTTCATAGGTTTAGTCATCGGCTTCGCAACCCAGCAAGTACTAGGACAGGCTATTGCAGGTTTGTTCATCCTTCTTGCGAGACCATTCAAGATCAACGACATCGTTGATGTTGCGGGAGAGAGCGAGGTAGTCGTTCGGGATATTTCAACCCTCTTCACTGTCGTGGAGAGGAAGGATGGGCTAACAGTTCTAGTTCCGAGCACTATGATCATAGGTCAAAAGATTGTTGTAAGAAAGCGTGCTGAGCAGTAA
- a CDS encoding ATP-binding cassette domain-containing protein: protein MLNAKINEAGFTEERPIIRNINIENQGRSVTLILGESGSGKTTFLLTITGILKFLLNGYVKGEVRLRGLNPLEERDYLKLPFEIGFVMQDPEKQLVMPTPLDEAVFTLQMRGLDEDEAVKKAHYLLSQAGLLDKRNLHVENLSGGEKRKLSILLSIVHNPPFLILDEPSSSLDVEGIKLIRKLIRDYKSRDDSTVLITEHKPVLFMDLIDKAYLLERGSSKQVSIDSLLKSSFVDITPHECVDFRNDENGEMVLETSSLEIGFEKPLLRDVNLVAREGEVIALLGPNGSGKTTFLKTLAGFYRPLSGEIKIGSSARPFYVPQFPDLLFLFKNVEKELVETSRKADLSFNQLVELIPWYPSVRSLNPHWLSHGQRRWLSIIIGYAYSRKIILLDEPTTGLDYVRFNHLKRLIRELKTKGVTFIISTHDPRLVAELADRVYVIRGQHLFEDDKCRVVENYYRELGVVT, encoded by the coding sequence ATGCTTAACGCCAAGATAAACGAGGCGGGTTTCACCGAGGAAAGGCCCATAATCAGAAATATTAACATAGAAAATCAGGGAAGATCGGTCACTCTAATACTGGGAGAATCAGGATCAGGTAAGACAACGTTTCTGCTAACTATAACTGGTATCTTGAAATTTCTACTCAACGGGTACGTGAAAGGGGAGGTCAGACTGCGGGGATTGAACCCTCTCGAGGAGAGAGACTACCTTAAACTACCATTTGAGATAGGGTTTGTAATGCAGGACCCAGAGAAACAATTAGTCATGCCGACGCCATTGGACGAGGCGGTTTTCACGCTTCAAATGAGAGGGCTGGATGAAGACGAAGCGGTGAAAAAGGCCCACTATTTACTAAGTCAAGCAGGCCTCCTTGATAAGAGAAACCTGCACGTCGAGAATTTATCTGGAGGGGAGAAGAGAAAGCTGTCAATTCTCTTGTCAATAGTTCATAACCCCCCATTCTTAATCCTTGATGAGCCATCTTCATCGCTCGATGTGGAGGGAATAAAGCTTATTAGAAAATTGATAAGGGATTATAAAAGCCGTGATGATTCAACGGTACTCATTACGGAGCATAAACCGGTTTTGTTTATGGACTTGATAGACAAGGCATATCTATTGGAGCGGGGCTCATCTAAACAAGTGAGCATCGATTCTCTCCTCAAGTCATCCTTTGTCGACATTACTCCTCACGAATGCGTTGATTTCAGAAATGATGAAAACGGTGAGATGGTTTTAGAGACTTCAAGTCTCGAAATCGGGTTCGAGAAACCCTTGCTAAGAGACGTTAATCTAGTAGCGAGGGAGGGGGAGGTAATAGCTCTTTTAGGACCGAATGGCTCAGGAAAAACCACTTTTTTGAAAACATTAGCAGGGTTTTACAGACCTCTCTCGGGTGAAATCAAAATAGGATCTAGTGCTAGACCTTTTTACGTTCCCCAGTTTCCCGACCTCCTCTTCTTGTTTAAAAATGTGGAAAAAGAGCTGGTAGAAACCAGTAGAAAAGCGGATCTCTCTTTTAATCAACTTGTAGAATTAATCCCATGGTATCCTAGTGTCAGGTCTTTGAACCCCCATTGGCTTAGTCATGGACAGAGAAGGTGGCTTAGCATAATCATAGGCTACGCATATTCTAGAAAGATAATACTTCTTGATGAACCCACGACAGGGCTCGATTACGTGAGATTCAACCATCTCAAGAGGCTCATTAGGGAGTTAAAGACGAAAGGTGTAACGTTCATAATAAGCACTCACGACCCTAGACTAGTTGCTGAGTTAGCAGATAGAGTCTACGTGATCAGAGGACAACATCTATTTGAAGATGATAAATGCCGCGTTGTTGAAAACTACTACCGTGAACTCGGTGTGGTTACATGA
- a CDS encoding phosphoglucomutase: MLEIKRERLVGKPIEEVSLEDITRLGDRLGEYFGGEKTLFVSGRDFYPASRMFKRALTAGLMSRGVEILDFHESINGEIAFSIKRFGARGGFSIIQDPYDPEKIMVRVFKNPGVEVVGGEIRRLLSREEGATPAERRVGWVNYAEYIHKLYISALTSFVKTDAIIERGVSIIVGSSRGALDIILPDLITSLRLDSIIFSTRKMIEEKAGYPLIDEISKTSRIVNALDVELGVVFNNDASSLTIYTKKTGLLMPEEVALTILTRYRQGSKILVDKWWSERYLEEVSAGYNVIKSDSEEEMFLKLKKEKPVIAVNGRGEIVIPLFSLGYDGLLGFAAFLEAVSLDQANTLSRVRELRERLFDTNGECLEMGDIKKMCFEARENCVNFAGGFKVREGGSVHTYLYEPVRNCFKHIV; encoded by the coding sequence ATGTTAGAAATTAAAAGAGAGCGGCTCGTTGGAAAACCCATTGAGGAAGTAAGCCTGGAGGATATAACCAGATTGGGCGACCGACTAGGCGAGTACTTCGGGGGCGAAAAAACACTATTTGTCAGCGGTCGCGACTTTTATCCTGCTTCAAGAATGTTCAAGAGAGCCTTAACTGCAGGATTGATGAGTAGGGGAGTTGAGATATTAGATTTTCATGAATCCATTAACGGGGAGATAGCCTTTAGCATCAAGAGGTTTGGAGCAAGGGGAGGTTTTAGCATTATTCAAGATCCATATGATCCTGAAAAAATAATGGTGAGAGTTTTTAAAAACCCCGGTGTTGAAGTTGTGGGGGGAGAGATCCGGAGACTCCTATCTAGAGAAGAAGGAGCGACACCCGCTGAGAGGCGTGTGGGGTGGGTGAATTATGCAGAATATATTCACAAGCTGTATATTTCTGCGTTGACCTCATTCGTGAAGACTGACGCTATAATCGAGAGAGGAGTAAGCATCATAGTAGGATCATCAAGGGGGGCACTGGACATTATCCTACCCGACTTGATCACTTCTTTAAGACTGGATAGCATCATATTTAGCACAAGAAAGATGATTGAGGAGAAAGCAGGATACCCTCTAATAGATGAAATATCAAAGACCTCGCGAATAGTTAATGCATTAGATGTCGAACTCGGCGTCGTCTTCAATAACGATGCATCATCATTAACTATTTACACTAAGAAGACCGGCCTTTTAATGCCTGAAGAGGTTGCCCTAACTATTTTAACTCGATATCGTCAGGGCTCAAAGATTTTAGTGGATAAATGGTGGAGTGAAAGATATCTTGAGGAGGTCTCAGCCGGTTACAACGTGATAAAGTCTGACTCCGAGGAGGAAATGTTCTTAAAACTTAAGAAGGAAAAGCCTGTAATCGCTGTGAACGGAAGAGGAGAAATAGTCATTCCATTATTCAGTCTAGGATACGATGGACTACTGGGTTTTGCGGCGTTCCTAGAGGCTGTTTCTCTCGATCAAGCTAACACGCTCAGCAGAGTGAGAGAATTGAGAGAGAGACTTTTCGACACAAATGGCGAGTGTTTAGAGATGGGGGATATAAAGAAAATGTGCTTTGAGGCTCGCGAAAACTGTGTTAATTTCGCCGGAGGATTCAAGGTCAGAGAAGGAGGTAGCGTTCACACTTATCTTTACGAGCCTGTTAGGAACTGCTTTAAGCATATTGTTTAA
- a CDS encoding energy-coupling factor transporter transmembrane component T, with amino-acid sequence MRKPSVSTAFTYSLILTSLALILKDPTKLAIIGLVNLVSSMILGWRKVWWLYVLIGIASLGIFINALFFANTGGIVYEIGFLAVREGAIEGFTTVTLRVLLIAGAGAFFVALFEPVEIVKGLSKELRLPLSISLSLSYALRMLPLLKRDLDEIMFSRLQRGYRRRPLTPMELSSTLTSLLISGFEKALWSGISLELRGFRFYRPRHGVNLSKYDGLIIGMLVIQILYVLLTP; translated from the coding sequence ATGAGAAAGCCTAGCGTGTCCACTGCATTTACGTATAGTTTAATTTTGACAAGCCTCGCATTAATCCTAAAAGACCCGACCAAGCTGGCCATAATAGGCCTCGTTAATCTTGTCTCATCGATGATACTAGGCTGGAGGAAGGTGTGGTGGCTTTATGTGTTAATTGGGATTGCTTCGCTAGGTATTTTCATCAACGCTTTGTTTTTCGCCAACACTGGTGGAATCGTCTATGAGATAGGATTTCTGGCTGTAAGGGAGGGGGCCATTGAGGGTTTCACTACTGTTACTTTGAGGGTGTTGTTGATAGCTGGAGCAGGAGCCTTCTTCGTAGCTCTTTTTGAACCTGTTGAAATAGTCAAGGGGCTATCAAAAGAGTTGAGATTACCGCTGAGTATCTCCCTCTCCCTCTCGTACGCTTTGAGAATGCTACCTCTCTTAAAGAGGGATCTTGACGAAATAATGTTTTCTAGGCTTCAAAGAGGGTATAGGAGAAGGCCGCTAACGCCAATGGAGTTGTCCAGCACGTTGACATCGTTGTTGATTTCGGGGTTTGAGAAAGCCCTTTGGAGCGGGATTAGTCTTGAACTTCGAGGATTTAGATTTTATAGGCCAAGGCACGGTGTGAACCTGTCGAAGTACGATGGCTTAATCATTGGAATGCTCGTTATACAAATTCTTTACGTACTGCTCACACCATAG
- a CDS encoding ECF transporter S component translates to MGETQGALVSKRYTVVDYLYLGVIAVVFAILFTIWWDVYYAVKAIAGPVGTRVLTYGLWFMPVPLAASLIRKPGSGFLGEVLPALLEAIFPTPGGIYNLYYGLAQGAAGELGYLLFRYRKYGLLQATISGALPAIPALILDAILFEDIYPWNEMVIILVALMISGAVYGFLAYKIASTVKRK, encoded by the coding sequence ATGGGAGAGACTCAAGGAGCCTTGGTTAGTAAAAGGTATACTGTTGTTGACTACCTGTACTTAGGGGTGATAGCAGTAGTATTTGCCATATTATTCACTATCTGGTGGGACGTGTACTATGCTGTGAAAGCGATCGCGGGTCCCGTTGGAACAAGAGTATTAACCTATGGGTTATGGTTCATGCCAGTGCCGCTAGCCGCCAGCTTGATTCGAAAACCTGGGTCTGGTTTTCTAGGAGAAGTATTGCCGGCCCTATTGGAGGCCATCTTTCCGACTCCTGGTGGAATATATAATCTGTACTATGGACTGGCACAGGGAGCAGCGGGTGAACTAGGGTATCTATTATTCAGATACCGCAAGTACGGATTACTACAGGCTACGATATCCGGAGCACTCCCCGCTATCCCAGCACTGATATTGGATGCGATATTGTTCGAGGATATATATCCATGGAATGAGATGGTGATCATATTGGTAGCTTTAATGATTAGCGGAGCTGTTTACGGCTTCCTAGCCTACAAAATAGCTTCTACAGTAAAGAGAAAGTAA
- a CDS encoding VTT domain-containing protein, with protein MFDIQVLKGLGFSGIFLISFISNAIPYSTIPYLFWLVPVFAIYQGNLSEYLLLIFLSSLGASMGKLVVYFIGRGFTKIGAQSRIRRNLDFLASEHSNALFLTLILFTALPLPDDVIILPLGYAKYDIVKYMIGLLIGKFIVTSLAALYGRGISVLLTESFEAPLWLIIVVYAYLTLMITYVAGSIDWIKLGGLARKAGFIFAFKYFIEALIKGVISFHSFPLRYLKKRR; from the coding sequence ATGTTTGATATACAGGTTTTAAAGGGACTCGGCTTCTCCGGAATTTTCCTTATAAGCTTTATTTCGAACGCGATACCCTACTCTACAATCCCTTATCTCTTCTGGCTGGTGCCTGTTTTCGCCATTTATCAAGGAAACCTCAGCGAGTATCTTCTGCTAATATTCTTATCCTCTCTCGGGGCTTCAATGGGAAAGCTCGTGGTCTACTTTATAGGGAGGGGGTTTACGAAAATCGGCGCTCAATCAAGGATAAGGAGAAACCTCGACTTTCTTGCGTCGGAACACAGCAATGCCCTATTTCTCACCCTCATTCTTTTCACGGCTTTACCGCTCCCGGATGACGTCATTATCCTCCCACTAGGCTACGCTAAATATGACATAGTGAAATATATGATTGGATTGTTAATTGGAAAATTCATAGTGACATCGCTCGCGGCACTGTATGGCAGAGGTATTTCTGTTCTCCTAACGGAGTCTTTCGAGGCTCCCCTATGGCTCATCATCGTTGTTTATGCTTACCTGACTCTGATGATAACTTACGTTGCAGGCTCAATTGATTGGATAAAACTCGGTGGCTTAGCGAGAAAGGCAGGGTTCATTTTCGCATTTAAATATTTTATTGAGGCCCTGATCAAGGGAGTTATAAGTTTCCACTCTTTTCCCTTAAGATATTTGAAGAAGCGTAGATGA
- a CDS encoding NDP-sugar synthase, which produces MPSAVILAGGSGTRLYPLTKILPKPLIPLAGRPIIQYIIDLLRNNGFDQIMIAARYLGHHIVDYYRGRKGIEVYLIDSKDTADVLRILSDYLNEEYFLVSMGDVLTDAPLMELYREHVNSRVLATIALKEVENPLPYGLVFLDDKRRIVLFTEKPISLEIYLLSVAIYKYRVESAYWNLVNTGFYMFNRRIIDILKENESLMDFGRHVFPFLLENEFVLKGWVMPVESYWSDIGRIESYKEATWDLLDNKIRGAFPAGKTISSGVHMGDNIEIRGEIIPPVYIGSNVVIEDGAKVGPYAVLEDDVVVGRGSIIHESIIWHRSEIMDDSYVNDSILMNNVVVKPGSKVVSSVVGAGNIVSHDLYKVKLDVAYEASPYVRN; this is translated from the coding sequence ATGCCGTCCGCAGTGATTCTGGCTGGGGGGTCGGGGACAAGGCTATATCCTTTGACCAAAATTCTGCCTAAACCCCTCATTCCCCTGGCCGGGAGACCAATCATTCAATATATCATTGACTTGTTGCGCAACAATGGTTTTGATCAGATTATGATAGCTGCGAGATATTTAGGTCATCACATCGTCGATTATTACAGGGGTCGCAAGGGTATCGAGGTGTATCTTATAGATTCCAAGGACACAGCCGATGTTCTAAGGATTTTATCAGATTATTTGAACGAGGAGTATTTTCTGGTTTCAATGGGTGATGTCTTGACTGATGCCCCTTTAATGGAGCTCTACAGGGAGCATGTCAATAGTAGAGTGCTAGCCACTATAGCTTTGAAGGAGGTGGAGAACCCTCTTCCATACGGCTTAGTTTTCCTTGATGATAAAAGAAGAATTGTCTTGTTTACTGAGAAGCCGATTTCTCTTGAAATATACTTGTTGAGTGTAGCAATATATAAATACAGAGTTGAGAGCGCCTATTGGAACCTTGTCAATACTGGTTTCTACATGTTTAACAGGAGGATCATCGATATACTAAAGGAGAACGAGAGTTTAATGGATTTCGGAAGGCACGTTTTCCCTTTTCTACTTGAGAACGAGTTCGTTTTGAAGGGTTGGGTCATGCCTGTGGAGTCATACTGGAGTGATATTGGAAGAATCGAAAGCTACAAGGAGGCTACCTGGGACTTGTTGGATAACAAAATCAGAGGTGCTTTTCCAGCGGGGAAAACGATATCCTCAGGGGTACACATGGGCGATAATATTGAAATAAGGGGGGAAATAATACCTCCTGTCTACATAGGATCAAACGTCGTAATAGAGGACGGCGCCAAGGTTGGACCGTACGCAGTTTTAGAGGATGATGTCGTTGTTGGAAGAGGCTCTATTATTCATGAATCCATTATATGGCACAGGAGTGAAATAATGGATGATTCCTACGTAAACGACTCCATCTTAATGAATAATGTAGTTGTTAAACCCGGCTCGAAGGTTGTCTCATCCGTGGTGGGAGCAGGCAACATCGTTTCACACGACTTGTATAAAGTAAAACTCGATGTCGCTTACGAGGCGTCTCCATATGTTAGAAATTAA
- a CDS encoding TIGR00269 family protein: MVTCSFCGRKAVYINPLNGVSYCKLHFNSYLEKRVRKTIRKYNMFQSKEHIVVAVSGGKDSMGLLHVLNKLSKGNPDWALTAILVDEGISGYRDNTIANLKKYAQENNIEYKIVSFKEYIGLTLDEIVDRGRNLNLPYLPCSYCGVFRRYVLNKAARDVGGTVLATAHNLDDVVQTFLMNIISNSWEKIARLKPVAEKGSHPNFVPRVKPFFEILEKESAVYALLNGLIQPDYQQCPYARFNIRFTIRKIINDLEEKYPGTKYGMLRSLERILSIMERSQFKSGNEFKTCEVCGEPSSHPVCKACLYRYELGLMSPEEEARVKRAIDNNPYLKKFIVNSNSSL; this comes from the coding sequence ATGGTTACCTGCAGCTTCTGTGGAAGGAAAGCCGTCTACATAAATCCCTTAAATGGCGTATCGTATTGCAAACTCCATTTTAACTCATACTTAGAGAAAAGAGTTAGGAAGACTATTAGGAAATACAACATGTTTCAAAGTAAAGAGCATATAGTCGTAGCAGTAAGCGGCGGAAAAGACTCAATGGGTCTTCTTCACGTTTTAAATAAGCTTTCCAAGGGCAATCCTGACTGGGCTCTCACAGCAATCCTCGTAGACGAAGGAATATCGGGTTATAGGGATAACACAATTGCAAATCTCAAGAAGTATGCACAAGAAAACAACATTGAGTACAAGATCGTGTCTTTCAAAGAGTACATTGGTCTCACACTTGACGAGATAGTAGATAGAGGGAGAAATCTGAATCTTCCATACCTTCCCTGCAGCTATTGCGGAGTGTTTAGAAGATATGTTTTGAACAAGGCGGCACGGGATGTTGGAGGAACCGTATTAGCGACCGCACATAATCTTGACGATGTTGTGCAAACTTTCTTAATGAATATTATTAGTAATAGTTGGGAGAAAATTGCAAGACTAAAGCCTGTCGCAGAAAAAGGTAGCCACCCTAATTTTGTCCCCAGGGTTAAACCGTTTTTCGAGATACTTGAAAAAGAAAGCGCAGTGTACGCATTGCTCAACGGATTGATCCAACCTGATTATCAGCAATGCCCGTATGCCCGATTTAATATTAGGTTTACTATCAGGAAAATCATCAACGACCTAGAGGAAAAGTATCCTGGAACTAAATACGGCATGCTTAGGAGTCTCGAAAGGATACTGAGCATCATGGAGAGATCCCAGTTTAAATCGGGGAACGAGTTTAAGACTTGCGAGGTCTGTGGAGAACCTTCGTCACACCCCGTCTGCAAGGCCTGCTTGTACAGATATGAACTAGGCTTGATGAGTCCAGAGGAAGAGGCAAGAGTTAAGAGAGCCATCGACAATAATCCATATCTGAAAAAATTTATTGTAAACTCAAATAGTTCTTTATAA